The sequence ACTAACGGCGCACAGACCCTAGCACAACAGCGCTGCTCTGACCAGTCTCCAGGCGCCCTGCTGAAGAATCCTCTGCCGTTAGGTGTTTCGGCACTGCTTGTGCAGGAACAGACGATGGCGCTGCTCCTGCCGGGGCGGCTGCCGGATGCTTGCCAGCCCAGGAGGCCTGTTTATGCGTTATGCCCTGATCGTGGACGATGAAGTGCTGATTCGGCGCAAGGTGTCTGAAATTCTTCAATTGTATGGTTTCGAGCATTTTCTCGAAGCGGAAAATGGCCAGCAGGCTGTCGAACTGGCCGTGCAGCACCAGCCCCTGCTGGTGGTGATGGATGTAACCATGCCGGTCATGGACGGTCTGACCGCTGCCGAAAAAATTAGCAGCAGCGCACCGGCGCCGTTGGTGCTGCTGACCGGCAATGCCGATCGCCAGACCATCGAAACCGCCTGCCGCAGCGGTGTTCTAAGTTACGTGGTCAAGCCGTTCAGTGCCGAACAGCTGTGCGCTGCCGTCGATCTGGCCGTGCATCAGTTCATGGCCCTGTCCGATCTGCGCGAGCGGGTGCGCAAGCTCGAAGATACCCTCGAAACCCGCAAACAGGTGGAAAAGGCCAAGGGGCTGTTGATGCTGCAGGGCCTCAGTGAGGCCGAGGCCTACCGCAAGCTGCAGAAGCTGGCCATGAGCAAGCGCAAGACCCTGCGGGAGATTGCCGAGGCGGTCCTGCTGATGGCGGACTAGACCCGTGTGGCTGCACAGCCTTAATCGCTGCGATCAGCCGCCCTGGGAAATCGCCTCGCTGGCGTTCAATGAGGCGGCTCCAGCTGTGCGGCTGCAGGGGGTGCGTCAGGCCAATCCGCTGCTGTTTGACCGTTTGGCGCAGCTGGCCGAACCCGGCGCGCGGGTGCGCCAGCTGCACGATTACATGGATGTGCGTTTTCAGTTGCACCAGTGGCAGGCGCAGGGCAGTCGGGCCAGCCAAAAGAGCCTGAAGAACAGCTATCTGCGGTTTCTGCGTGGCTGGATGTTTGACGCCAACAGCCAGGAGGGGGCGGTTCTCAAGGGTTGGGTCGAAAGCCGTTTCGGGCTGCCACCGACCTTTCATCGCCAGCGGATCACAGACTTCAACTGCCCGGCCTATCAGGCCTATCTGTGCGATCGGGTGCGGGGTGCGGCCCGAACCAGTGCCATCTTCGATCAGCTTGATCTGTTGTATGAGTTTGTGCAGCAGGAACTGCCGTGCCGCGATCCGAGCCGTCACCGTGTGCTCTACCGTGGGGTCAACGATCTGGCCGAACACCCGCTGGTGGAACAGGCCGGGCCGCACCGGCTGGTGCTGCAGCTGAACAACCTCAATTCCTTCACCAGCAGTTACGAACGGGCCTGGGAATTCGGCAGCCGTGTTCTGGTCGCGCAGGTGCCCTGTTGCAAGATCTTTTTTCAGGCCGAGCTGTTTCCCTCGGCGTTGCTGCGTGGCGAGGATGAGGTGCTGGTGATCGGTGGCTTGTATGCGGTCGAGCTGTCGCGCGGTGCTTGAGAGCCGCTGTCTGCCAGTTTTTATGCTTCTTTATCGGGAGATGAACCGTCGGTGAATTCACGCCAGGAACAACTGCTGCACGCCTACCATGCCATCAGCGAGGAGCTGGCGTCGCTGACCGGCCTGAAGGAGCTGCTCGACCGCATTCTGCGGATCAGCCGCGAGGTGTTTCATTTTGACAATGCGGTCATCCGCCTGTTACGGGCCGATGGCCAGGCGCTGGAGGTGGCGGCCAGTTACGGTTACAGCGATTGTGCGGTGCTCGGTCCGCTGCGGCTGGAGCAGGGCATCATGGGGCAGGTGGCGCGTAGCGGCCGGCCCATGCTGGTGACCGATGTGCGCCATTGCGCCGCCTATTATCCGGGCATTCCCGGCGCCTGCTGTGCCCTGACGGTGCCGATGCTGGCGCACGATCGTCTTGTCGGCGTGTTCAATGTCGAAAGCACCCGTCCGGCCGCCTTTGCGCCGGAGGACATCGAGCCGCTGATGACGGTGGCGACCCAGGCCGCCGTGGCCATTGAAAATATCCGCCTGCTCGAACGCGAACGCCAGCTGGCGCGGCGCTACCAGAAGCTCTGTGAGTTCAATGATCGTATCATTCAGAGTGTCAATCTGGGGATTTACACCCTCGACACCGACCTGCGGGTAACCTCGTGGAATCGGCGGATGGAAGCCCTGAGTGGTTGCAGCGCCGCCGAGGTCCTGCACCAGCCGCTGCTGGAGCTGTTTCCGGTGCTGATTCAGGAAGGTTTTGATTGCCGGCTGCAGCAGGTGCTGCAGACCCGCCAGGCGGAGAAACTGCAGCTGGTGCATTACAACCTGCGCGGCGAACGGCGGGTACAGAAGCGCAAGTTGGCGCCCCTGCTCGATGGCGACCAGTTGCTGGGTCTGGTGGTGATTGTCGAGGACATCACGGAATTCAAGGGCCTGCTCGATCAGATGATCCAGTCGGAGAAGCTGGCCGAGGTCGGACGGCTGGCGGCCGGTATTGCGCACGAAATCAACAACCCCCTCACCGTATTGGGCTACTGTGCCGAGGTGCTGGAGCGCGACGATCCCCTGCCGGCCCAGCGCGAATACCTCGCCCGCATCCGCAGCGAGGTGGAACGCTTGCAGCATCTGACCGGCGGTCTGCTCGGCTTCGCTCGCGCCGGTCAGGGACAGCGCCAGCGGCTGGCTCTGGCACCGTTGTGCGATCAGGTGCTCAGTCTGCTGGATTACCGGCTGCAGCGTGGCCGCATTGCCCTGCAGCGCCACTATGGCGTCATCGCGCCGGTCTGGGGCGATGTCAATCCGCTCAAGCAGTTGCTGATGAACCTGGTGGTCAATGCCGTTCAGGCCATGCCAGATGGCGGCCGCCTCGGGGTTCATCTGCGCAGCCGGCGGGGCGGGGTCGAGCTGGTGGTGTGCGACAGCGGCGCTGGTATCGCGCACACGCAGCTTGAACGGATCTTCGACCCCTTCTTCACCACCAAAAAGGAAGGCGAGGGTACCGGCCTGGGGCTGTACCTGTGCCGACAGATTGCCCGCGACCATGGTGGCCGGCTGTGGCTGCGGTCGCGAGTTGGTCGCGGCAGCCAGTTTCATCTGTGGTTGCCGGCGGCAGAAGAGGACATGCCCCCCTGTGCGTGAAGCTTGGCCAGCCTGCTGAGCGGGTTGACTAAAAGATAGGCAAAAACGGGGCCCGCCCAGCCGTTCAGCTTGGGGCCGGGCGGTCACGGCCGGGCGAAGCGGTGATTTTCCGGTTTGGCACGGACACTGCTTAAGAAGAACGGCAAGAGCACAACAGGAACAGACCTGCGGGCAACAACGGCGTTGCGGATGGGCAGGCCGGAGCAAAGGCGCTTCGAATCGTTTCTTTCTCAAGGAAGCGGCTCGAAGCGCCTTTTTTTGTCACCACAGGAAAGGAGAACCAGGGCATGAAAAAGATTGAATGTATCATCAAGCCGTTTAAGCTGGATGACGTCAAGGCGGTGATCAGCGAGTTCGGCATCGCCGGCATGACCGTCAGCGAGGTGCGAGGTTTTGGTCGCCAGAAGGGCCACAGTGAACTCTATCGCGGCGCCGAATACCAGATCGACTTTATTCCCAAGGTCAGGATCGATCTGGTGGTCGCTGATGACCAGGTTGCGGCGCTGGTGGAAGCCATCAAGCAGGCGGCCTGCACCGGGCGCATCGGCGACGGCAAGATCTTTGTATCGACCATTGACCAGGCGGTGCGCATCCGTACCGGCGAAACCGGTAGCGACGCACTCTAATCCGTTTCCATCACCGACGTTCAGGAGGTATCAGTATGAAAACCGTTCGTATCCTTCAGGCCGCCGCGCTGCTGGCGCTGCTGCCGTCTCTGGCCCTGGCCGACGAGGCTGTTTCGGAACTGACTTACATTCTCAACACCTTTTCCTTTCTGATCAGCGGCGTGCTGGTCATGTGGATGGCCGCTGGCTTCGCCATGCTGGAAGCCGGTCTGGTGCGGTCAAAAAACGTTGCCACCATCTGTCTGAAGAACATTGCCCTGTTCGGCGTCGCCGGCATCCTGTTCTATCTGGTCGGCTACAATCTGATGTATGCCGGCGTTGATGGTGGGTTCATGGGCAGCTTCGGTCTGTGGAGCGCCGATGACAGCGCCGCGCTGGCCGGTGATTTTTCCGCCGGATACTCGGCCGGTTCCGACTGGTTCTTCCAGATGGTGTTCTGCGGTGCCGCCTGTTCGGTGGTTTCCGGCTGTGTCGCCGAACGCATTAAACTCTGGTCGTTTCTGCTGTTCTGTGTGGTGCTCACCGGCATTATCTATCCGATTCAGGGTTCCTGGGTGTGGGGCGG is a genomic window of Desulfuromonas thiophila containing:
- a CDS encoding ANTAR domain-containing response regulator translates to MRYALIVDDEVLIRRKVSEILQLYGFEHFLEAENGQQAVELAVQHQPLLVVMDVTMPVMDGLTAAEKISSSAPAPLVLLTGNADRQTIETACRSGVLSYVVKPFSAEQLCAAVDLAVHQFMALSDLRERVRKLEDTLETRKQVEKAKGLLMLQGLSEAEAYRKLQKLAMSKRKTLREIAEAVLLMAD
- a CDS encoding NAD(+)--dinitrogen-reductase ADP-D-ribosyltransferase, translated to MWLHSLNRCDQPPWEIASLAFNEAAPAVRLQGVRQANPLLFDRLAQLAEPGARVRQLHDYMDVRFQLHQWQAQGSRASQKSLKNSYLRFLRGWMFDANSQEGAVLKGWVESRFGLPPTFHRQRITDFNCPAYQAYLCDRVRGAARTSAIFDQLDLLYEFVQQELPCRDPSRHRVLYRGVNDLAEHPLVEQAGPHRLVLQLNNLNSFTSSYERAWEFGSRVLVAQVPCCKIFFQAELFPSALLRGEDEVLVIGGLYAVELSRGA
- a CDS encoding ATP-binding protein, giving the protein MNSRQEQLLHAYHAISEELASLTGLKELLDRILRISREVFHFDNAVIRLLRADGQALEVAASYGYSDCAVLGPLRLEQGIMGQVARSGRPMLVTDVRHCAAYYPGIPGACCALTVPMLAHDRLVGVFNVESTRPAAFAPEDIEPLMTVATQAAVAIENIRLLERERQLARRYQKLCEFNDRIIQSVNLGIYTLDTDLRVTSWNRRMEALSGCSAAEVLHQPLLELFPVLIQEGFDCRLQQVLQTRQAEKLQLVHYNLRGERRVQKRKLAPLLDGDQLLGLVVIVEDITEFKGLLDQMIQSEKLAEVGRLAAGIAHEINNPLTVLGYCAEVLERDDPLPAQREYLARIRSEVERLQHLTGGLLGFARAGQGQRQRLALAPLCDQVLSLLDYRLQRGRIALQRHYGVIAPVWGDVNPLKQLLMNLVVNAVQAMPDGGRLGVHLRSRRGGVELVVCDSGAGIAHTQLERIFDPFFTTKKEGEGTGLGLYLCRQIARDHGGRLWLRSRVGRGSQFHLWLPAAEEDMPPCA
- a CDS encoding P-II family nitrogen regulator, with the protein product MKKIECIIKPFKLDDVKAVISEFGIAGMTVSEVRGFGRQKGHSELYRGAEYQIDFIPKVRIDLVVADDQVAALVEAIKQAACTGRIGDGKIFVSTIDQAVRIRTGETGSDAL